In Brassica rapa cultivar Chiifu-401-42 chromosome A06, CAAS_Brap_v3.01, whole genome shotgun sequence, a single window of DNA contains:
- the LOC103873547 gene encoding kinetochore protein SPC25 homolog, with protein sequence MEEISGDTTKNSMASLGILCEKDIEEQRLQIDSFIASPFQRSMESVLDRAKATAQSQVELANVKADLREAEAELVKVLGVKTRKEAKQMGLRDSISATQSRIQLLKRSLQLHKSNKEEHSKTISHRLQGLSVSKDNAGSKLTGNKSNIDEAISWYNHALGFHVEAGHGVKFTFTNIDAKRPTHEFSFTVHYGNDIYTLLDCNPQLDDMDEMVQELNTTNDLFGFVRLMRDKFQKPTLSELPAHSENLPQETSIIYASAPAMSITTDTSMLTPENKVSKVQVNRRQKRSSNSPLQSPAPTSSTRCSSRLKAKK encoded by the exons ATGGAAGAGATAAGCGGAGATACAACGAAGAACAGTATGGCGTCTCTGGGAATCCTGTGTGAGAAAGATATCGAGGAACAGCGGCTTCAAATCGATTCCTTCATCGCTTCACCCTTCCAGAGATCTATGGAGTCCGTACTTGACCGAGCTAAAGCTACTGCACAGAGCCAAG TGGAACTAGCGAATGTGAAAGCGGATCTGAGAGAAGCAGAGGCTGAGCTCGTTAAAGTGTTGGGAG tgAAAACCCGTAAAGAGGCAAAGCAAATGGGTTTAAGGGACTCCATTTCTGCAACACAATCTCGAATCCAACTTCTTAAAAGAAGTCTGCAGTTACACAAGTCAAACAAGGAAGAGCATTCCAAAACTATCTCCCACCGTTTGCAAG GCTTATCAGTATCCAAGGACAATGCTGGTAGTAAACTCACGGGAAACAAATCCAATATTGATGAAGCCATCTCTTGGTATAATCACGCTCTTGGCTTTCATGTTGAAGCTGGACATG GAGTTAAGTTCACATTCACCAACATTGATGCGAAAAGGCCCACACACGAGTTTTCATTCACAGTTCACTATGGAAATGACATCTACACAC TATTGGATTGCAACCCACAATTAGATGACATGGATGAGATGGTCCAAGAATTGAATACAACCAATGACCTTTTCGGATTTGTTCGTCTGATGAGGGATAAGTTTCAGAAACCTACCTTATCTG AACTACCAGCACACTCAGAAAATCTGCCACAGGAAACTTCCATCATATATGCTTCAGCTCCAGCTATGTCAATTACTACTGATACAAGCATGTTAACTCCAGAGAACAAGGTATCTAAGGTTCAAGTGAATCGGCGACAGAAGCGATCTAGCAATTCTCCACTCCAATCTCCTGCACCCACGTCTTCCACTCGCTGTTCTTCTCGCCTTAAG GCTAAGAAATGA